The Halichondria panicea chromosome 17, odHalPani1.1, whole genome shotgun sequence DNA segment acacactcaccccccactacacacacactcaccccccacccccagcTGAATCTTAACAGAGATGTGAAGAAGAACAGTATCCAAAACAAGGGACAAAGGAACAGACCTCCCCAAAACAAAACTGCTTCTGGCTGAGATGTCTTCAATTTCTGTAATAATAGAAAGTGTTTTAAACTAATTGTTATATTACATCCAGAATCTTTGGGTGAcctaattttatgattttctgaagaAAAACTGACTCAAATAATGGTGAGTTAAAATCAAAGTTTACTTTCCGATCAAAATGCTTGACCTGAACATACCTTCCGAAAGAACTCACTAAAATTGTACCAACTAATAAAAAGTTATGGCCACTTGAAACTTAATGAATAAGTATATCTTCATCACATCACCTTCTTGGACTCAAACATCCAAGTGCTTGTCCCGTCGTCGTCCACTTTGTTCCACCATCGCAGGCCCACCAGTAACCTCCCTGTCACGTTCTTAACCGTCCAAAAGTCCACCGCTAGTAGGAGCACAATCGTCAGGAATATGTGAACGAAATACGCATCTCCGATGAGTGTTGACGCAAGAATGTATACCAACAGTGCTGTCACTCTGAAGAACACGTGGAAGAAAGCCGCTATAGGATGTCTGGGGAGAAAGAAAATCAATACTTGTGCTCTATTAGTACAGTGATAATCTATATGATCACAAGAAGAAAAGTTAATACTGGTACACAGTCCACAACATTAACAAAGCTAGAGGTACAGATTTGTTGTCAAAGGGATGCATAGACATACTATGATAATAGATTAAAAGTCTCCTCACTTTATTGTTGCTCTTCTTTGGCTAGAAGGGCTTGCAAAACTGTCTACAACATCATCTGCATCAGCCATAGTGACTTTAGTACGAAAgcacaggccacgcccacttatCTTTAGTGTttaatgctgattcagcatttTAAGTCTCAAAATGACCTTTGTCCAGGTCATTAATTTGACGTCATTTTAGACATAGCTCTTCAACTGACGTCACACGTATACACACACCCAAGAGAAAACGTTGGAAGATGGCGAGTCGTACACAAGTGAGTGTTCAAGACTGCGAGGATTACATCGAGCAGCATGGCGTCCAGGCCATTCTCAAGGAGTGTATAGCCAAGATATGCCAGACCCGACCAGAGAGACCCTACAGATGGCTCAGGGAGTACTTCGAGAAGCTCGAAAAAGTGGGTAGCTACTGtactagtagctagctagctgtgtataTCTGACCACCATACATCCACTGGAGAAGCATATTTAGTAGCAATACACTTATTTGCAGATAACTATGTATACCTACACGTATAggagatacatgtacaatagtaCGAGACAGTTTCTATAAATTGGTCATTCTGTGTTTCCTTGCTGTGCATATTCAGTGTAAGTTGTTGACGTGTGTATTACTGCATTAAGTATGCTCCtatgagaccacacccccttcttCAGGAGCATCCCGAGGTGTCCACACCTGACGTGGATGTAGCCACTCCGTTGCAGAAACCTCGTAGCAGGAGGGGGGCTGTGAGTGCCAGCGTGATGACGGAGGAGCAGGCAACCAGCTATGTCAAGAAAGTGAGTTTGTCTCTAACCCTGCACCTGCCACTATAAATagagtattattataatgtctGCAAAGGAGTCAACTACACACCGTGTGTCTGTCCGCCCAGTTGTGTAgcacagtaataataataattacgttTGTGGCTGATTTGAGTAGCTATTCTTCCTAGGTCATTCAGAAATAAgatcattatataattatatcattggAATACTGTTTTTGGTCCActttgtggtacatgtataattatacttat contains these protein-coding regions:
- the LOC135351843 gene encoding Golgi apparatus membrane protein TVP23 homolog B-like gives rise to the protein MADADDVVDSFASPSSQRRATIKHPIAAFFHVFFRVTALLVYILASTLIGDAYFVHIFLTIVLLLAVDFWTVKNVTGRLLVGLRWWNKVDDDGTSTWMFESKKKLKTSQPEAVLFWGGLFLCPLFWILFFFTSLLRFSWGWGIIPVIGMALNGANAWGYIKCRSDKRAQLTQMAGQFLGKQILKQAVDNTFKTEETF